A portion of the Pedobacter cryoconitis genome contains these proteins:
- a CDS encoding helix-turn-helix domain-containing protein: MEMNDKVNLLINVLAEMMSTKKEEKFVTHERNLLDTNDLKSMFRISDRTLRRWRNKKLLKSVIIVGCLYYRREDVMSLMVSKFRMR; encoded by the coding sequence ATGGAAATGAACGATAAAGTGAATTTGTTGATAAATGTCCTGGCTGAAATGATGAGTACGAAAAAGGAGGAGAAATTTGTTACTCATGAAAGAAATTTGTTAGATACCAATGATTTGAAATCTATGTTCCGCATTAGCGACCGTACTTTAAGAAGATGGCGAAATAAAAAGTTATTGAAGTCTGTGATTATTGTCGGCTGTCTTTATTACAGAAGAGAAGATGTGATGAGCTTAATGGTAAGTAAATTCAGGATGAGATAA
- a CDS encoding DUF4369 domain-containing protein, protein MRAIIVILICVIPLITRSQNSITIQGRMNKLNDSTKVYLQYPDTSGLIFSAIDSALIINGQFSFVLKNKVPEKVFLTIRRKSITSPPADDSDQLPLYLVFSNSSISVVSNTNHIKDATVIGSKTNGDYTAYNNLLKPHEKESQALLAKFKARGPNAIKDTLFMKELISQRDLQNKNNLDLAIRFMRRNNNSYFALEILQSCFLQGLINHDIAESEFNKFPIELRTTNLGKQVSKAIINSKIEPR, encoded by the coding sequence ATGAGAGCTATAATAGTCATTTTAATTTGTGTAATCCCTTTAATAACAAGATCTCAGAATAGCATTACCATTCAGGGCAGAATGAATAAACTTAATGACTCAACAAAAGTATATTTGCAATACCCCGATACATCAGGTCTTATTTTCTCGGCAATTGATTCCGCATTAATTATTAATGGTCAGTTTTCATTTGTCCTGAAAAACAAGGTGCCCGAAAAAGTATTTCTTACTATTCGCCGTAAAAGTATAACATCGCCACCTGCGGATGACTCTGACCAGCTCCCTCTGTATCTTGTATTTTCCAATTCATCTATTTCGGTTGTATCAAATACAAATCATATTAAAGATGCCACTGTGATAGGTTCTAAAACTAATGGAGATTATACCGCCTACAATAATCTGCTAAAGCCTCACGAAAAAGAGAGTCAGGCTCTGCTTGCTAAATTCAAAGCAAGAGGCCCTAATGCCATCAAGGATACTTTATTTATGAAAGAGCTGATTAGTCAGAGAGACCTTCAAAATAAAAATAATTTGGACCTGGCGATACGATTTATGAGGAGAAATAATAATTCTTATTTTGCACTTGAGATCTTGCAATCCTGTTTTTTGCAAGGTTTAATAAATCACGACATTGCTGAATCCGAATTCAATAAATTTCCAATTGAATTAAGAACAACTAACCTCGGAAAACAAGTTTCTAAGGCAATCATAAATTCCAAAATTGAGCCCCGTTGA
- a CDS encoding macro domain-containing protein, translated as MAVKHIKGNIFNTKCQTIVNTVNCVGVMGKGIAFVHRLRYPKMYEEYKEHCKNKLIKTGSLWLYTKQENAPWILSFPTKFHWKYPSKIEWIEQGVQKFAETYEKKGITSIAFPLLGTHNGGLDTNEVKRLMDEYLGKCAIDIEIYDYDPNETDDLFALFKTKWLSLDEKIIKAETGIQPQYARKISEIIQNGEINSMITLANYDGIGEKTLEKAFGYVLNTNTLT; from the coding sequence ATGGCAGTAAAACATATAAAAGGAAATATTTTCAATACAAAGTGTCAAACCATTGTGAACACCGTGAATTGTGTTGGCGTAATGGGCAAAGGAATTGCCTTTGTGCATAGACTTCGTTATCCAAAAATGTATGAAGAATACAAAGAGCATTGTAAAAATAAACTCATCAAAACAGGTTCATTGTGGCTTTATACGAAACAAGAAAATGCACCTTGGATTTTAAGTTTTCCCACAAAGTTTCATTGGAAATATCCAAGCAAAATAGAATGGATTGAGCAAGGCGTACAAAAATTCGCAGAAACCTACGAGAAGAAAGGAATTACCTCGATCGCCTTTCCTTTACTAGGCACGCACAACGGAGGATTAGACACAAACGAAGTAAAAAGACTTATGGACGAGTATTTAGGAAAATGTGCTATAGACATTGAAATATACGATTATGACCCAAATGAAACAGACGATTTATTTGCATTGTTCAAAACAAAATGGTTGTCATTAGACGAGAAGATAATCAAAGCAGAAACAGGTATACAACCACAATACGCAAGAAAAATTTCAGAGATAATCCAAAACGGAGAAATAAACTCAATGATTACATTAGCTAATTATGACGGTATTGGAGAAAAGACATTAGAAAAAGCATTTGGATATGTACTTAATACAAACACTCTGACTTAA